From the Chlamydia ibidis 10-1398/6 genome, the window CAGATAAAGTATATGCTAGGCTAAATGAGACGAAATCATGGAATAAGGATCGTCTGTCAGCTTTAGTTTTGTCCAAAGGTGGACAAATGTCATGTTCCGAGGAATTTGTTCGTGGAGATAAAGATCTCTCGGAGATACATAGGAAAGAGCTGCAAGAAATTGAGGCAAATTCTTCAATGTGTGGTCTGCCAAAAGAGCATAAATCAGGGTACAAATTGTACGTTCTTTTGGAGAAGTCTCAAAATACGTTACAACCCTTAGATGAGTTGGAAAATCAAATCAAACAACATCTATTTATGTCTTATATTGAAGAGATTGAGGGTAAGTATAAGCAAAAATTGCGTTCTCGTTATGGCTTTGATTCCTCAATGATTGCTAAATTGCTTTCTGAAGAAGCTCCTCCTTTATTTTCTTTGCTTTAGGATAGGTTTCTTGATGCTGCGTAGTTCCCCAGAACAACTTTTGCGTTTTCTTTCTGAGGTGCATGGTCGTCCTAAAAAATCTTTGTCTCAGAATTTTTTAATTGACGGGAACATACTAAGAAAAATTATTCAAGTATCGGGAGTTAAAGAAGGGGATTGGGTTCTAGAGATAGGCCCTGGATTTGGTGCTTTGACTCAACAACTAGTCAACGAAGGAGCTAACGTTATCGCTCTAGAGAAGGACTCTATGTTTGCGGATACTCTCCGAGAACTCCCTATACATTTAGAAATTACTGATGCTTGTAAGTATTGTCTAGCATCTCTGAAAGATAAGGGGTGGTCTGGACAGGGCCGGGTAGTCGCTAATCTCCCTTACCATATTACCACACCTTTATTAACAAAATTATTTCTTGAGGCACCTAAACAGTGGAAAACTATTACTGTCATGATGCAAGACGAGGTTGCTCGTAGGCTTACCTCTCAACCAGGGAATAAGGATTATGGGTCTTTAACGGTATTTCTAAACTTTTTCGCCAATATCCAGTACGCATTTAAAGTCAGCCCGAGCTGTTTTTATCCCAAACCTCAGGTATGCTCTGCTGTCGTACATATGCAGGTCAAAGACAGATTCCCCTTGGATGATAGTCTTTTAAGTTCTTTTTTTTCTTTGACCCGCGCTGCATTTAACCAGCGTAGAAAGTTTTTGGCAAATACTCTAAAGAACCTATACGACAAAGAGATTGTTATTTCTGCTTTAACCAATCTAGGTTTCTCCGAGAAAGTGCGTCCCGAAATGCTGTCTTTGGAAGATTATCTTAGATTATTTCATAGCCTGAATGTTTAAGCAAACAGTTCGCTATAAGGTTTCCTAGATCGAAGGTTGAAATGTGTAACGATCTTTTGCATGATATGGTCAACGTCCAAGCCAGCTTTTCGTAGTACTGTATCCGTATCTCCATGAGATAGGAAAGTATCAGGAACTCCAAAGTGAAGAACGTCTACTTTGAAGCTATAATTTGCTAAAAACTCATTAATTTCTGAACATAGTCCGCCGCGAATAGAATGTTCTTCAATAACAATGATTTTGGAATGATTCATAAGAAGAACACTAAACAAATTTTTGTCCAAAGGCTTTATGAATACGGGGTCAACTACAGTAGCAGAAATTCCGTAGGAAAGAAGACGCAGTTTTACAGTTAATGCAGTAGAACACATATGTCCTAAAGCTACGATTAAAATGTCCTCGCCTTGACTTAAGATGTCTCCAACTCCTGGTTCTCGTATTACCAAAGTATTCTGTGCAATAGGATCTTGTAGAAGAGCAGCAACATTAGGGTAACGAATCGCCGCTGGAGACTTCCAGTGGAAAGACGATATCAATAACTGTTCCAAAACAATAGCACTACGTGGTTGACACAAAATCATATTAGGCATGGCGCGAAGGAAACTTAAGTCATAAATACCATGATGGCTCATGCCGTCTCCATATGCTAGCCCAGCTCTATCCACAGCAAAAATTACGGGAAGATTTTGTAAGCAAACATCGTGGAATACATTATCTAAAGCACGATGTAAAAATGTGGAGTATATCGAGCAGAGTGCTAAGGATTCAGTTTTTGCGATGCCAGCAGAAAATGTAACAGCATGTCCTTCGGCAATACCTACGTCAATAAAACGTTCTGGAAATTTTTGTTTAAAGTTTTCAAGGCATGAGCCTAAAGACATAGCTGGAGTAACTACATGCAAATTCGGATGAATAGTACCTAGGTTGCAAACAACTTCACCAAATATTTTAGGATAGGTGGGAGGAGATTTTTTAATCGGAAGAAGCTTATCTTCTTTATCACAAGAGAAATTTGCAGAGACCCCGTGATACTTGGAAGGATTCTCCTGAGCGATCTCTAAACCTTTGCCTTTTGTAGTGCAAATGTGAACGAGAACAGGGAAAGGTAAATCACGAACACGCTCTAAAAGGGGAATTAGCTTTTTGATATTGTGTCCATCAACAGGACCAATGTACGCCAAACCAAACTGCTCAAATAGCGGAACTGGACAAAACAATGAACGGAGACTTAAAGCTAATTTATGTCCTCTGCGTGCCATACCCGTGCCCACATGAGGAATACGTGAGACCCAACGTTCAATATTTTTCGTAAATCTATTTGTCTCAGGATGATGTAGCCAACGAGATATTAACTGGGACATCACTCCAACGTTCTCAGAAATCGACATGTTATTGTCATTCAAGATAACGATAAATTTGGAAAGATCAGAACGCAAATTGTTTAAGGCTTCTAGGGTTAGGCCACAAGAAAAAGCAGCGTCGCCAAGAATGGGAATGATGTGATCTTCAGACGAGTTTGGTCTGCCTTGGGCCATTCCCAAAGCTAATGACAAAGCATTGCCAGCATGACCAGCATGAAATAAATCATGATCCGTTTCTTGAGGAGAAGTAAAACCACTTAACCCATCGTCATGGCGAATTTTTTCAAAAGCTAAAGTATTCCTGCCAGTGAGTAATTTATGTGGGTATGCTTGGTGCCCTACGTCAAAGATAAATTTATCATTTGGAGATGAGAAAACGTAATGCAAAGCAATTGTTAACTCTATAACTCCAAGATTTGAGGCAAGGTGGCCTCCAGTTTTCCCTAACACTGATATGATCTTATCTCGCATTTCCCCAGCAAGAAGAGGAAGATCTACAAGAGATAATTGCTTTAGATCTTGTGGAGAGCCAATTTGATCTAATAGGGGAAAAGAAGAACTCATAATTTACTATTCATTACAAATGGTTGTGTGACCGGATCTCCTAAAGAGTCTTTCACAATAGTGCCGTCAGATGTTAAAGACAAAAGATGACATTGTTGATCTACACGCTTAGTGAGACCCATTCCCTTGTATATTAAGACGAACATTCTTTCGTAAGTATCCAAAATTACATCCAAAGAGTCAGAGTTATGTAATACCTCTTGAAGAGAAGATAGTTCCTTGGTAATGGCATCAAGGTCGTCGTTACACATAAGAAATGCTCGAATTTATGCTACAATGAAAGTTCTTCTTCGGAAGGGAAAAAATCCTCGTGGCGTCTTTCCGAGAGCTCTCGAACTCTTTGCTCCACTTGACGAATGCGTGTATCGCAAATTCGCATTAACGAGTCGGCCTCTTCATAAAGAGCGAGAGAAGCGTCCAAAGACGTTGTCGGCTGGTTCATGAGATCCACAATCTCTTCCAATCTTTGCATGGCCTTTTCAAAGGGTATTTCTTCCATAGTCTAGGACTCTTTAGCTTTCAAAATTATGAACGTCTATTACAGAAAGAGTCGCCTCCCCATCCTGTAGCCGTACTTTTACACAACCACCCTTGTGTAAGCTTCTTGCAGAGATGATAGCGAGTTTGTTATTAATGTCAAAGAGCATAGCATATCCTCGATTTAAAATATTTTTAGGATTCAATGAGAATAAGTGCTCGCATATTTGTACATATCGTAGCTGTTGTTTGTCTAGTAGATGATTTGTGCCAACCAATAGCTTGTTGTAAACATGCGCTATGTCATCTTTGTGTTTGTTAGTAATATTTTGAATGCTAAGGGATAGGCGTTTGTTTAGTAAGCGCAAATCAAATTTATATTTTCCATGTCTCTTTTGTAGAGCGTCAGTTTGGTTAATCAGCTGGTTGTACTTTTGTTTTAAAGAAGAGTTATAAAAATGTATTCTTTGAATAATAGAATTGAGCAATTGTTGTTCACAGGATTGTAAACGTTGATGTAAGTGTTGTGTATTGTAGACCAAGAGATTTTTTCTAATGTGAGTTCGCGCATTTTTAGCGATGCGTAACCGATTGACAAATGCTTGGGAAATCATTTTCCATAAGTCGTGTAGTCGTGCAAGAATACGACTGTAGATATCATGTTGAAGCAAACGTTGGTAATAGCTAAACCGTTGTTTATAACCTTGTAACTTTGTAAGAATTTCTTTATTTATCGATGATTGAAGATAATCAAGGGATTGCTGAGACGTACGATAAAAGTCTGCGCGATCTAGGTAGCGTTTCCAGTACTGGATCTGTTGGATTCTAGCTGAAAGAAATTGTTGTGAGTGAGAAAGGATATTTTTTAGAAAACTTTCTAAAGTCTGCAGTTGTTGCTGACTGCTTGTACAAACAATTTCTGCAGCAGCTGAGGGAGTGGGGGCACGTACATCCGCAGCAAAATCACACAATGTTGTATCAGTCTCATGACCAACGGCAGAAATTATGGGGATAGTACTGGCATCTATTGCTTTGACGATGCATTCTTCGTTAAAGGCCCAAAGATCTTCAATACTCCCACCACCACGTGCAATAATCAGAACATCGGCCAGCTGCTCTTCATTCATCATCGAAATAGCACGAGATATTTCCTGAGCTGCTGTAGTTCCCTGTACAGTAACTGGATAGATAATAACCTTGTATTGACGACAACGACGAGAAAGTATGCGTAGAATATCTTGGATTACAGCACCAGTCGGACTAGTAATTACTCCAATTGTACGAGGCGAGGTTGGAAGGACCTTTTTTTTCTCTGGGTCAAAATAGCCAGCCGCTGCCAATCGCTTTTTTGTTTCCTCTAATTTTTGTAATAAATCGCCCTCTCCGGAGTAAACAATAGCATGAGCAACGATTTGGTACTGTCCACGAGGAGCATATACGGTAAGTTTACCGTGAATGATCACAGAGTCTCCATCTTTAGGACGACGATCAAAATATTTGCTTCTAAAATGGAAAAAAGCACCGTTAAGAAACGATTTGCTATCTTTAATTCCAAAATACAAATGCCCACTAGGTTGTAAAGAAACGTTGCTTAACTCGCCTTTGACAACAATATGGCAAAACTCGGATTCTAGAAGATTTTTGATGGATTCAGTAAGTGCGGCAACTGCTTGAGGAGGAGAAGAAATAGTCATAGTTTGTATATGAGTTCAAGAAATACTGCTACTTGATAGCAAGAATTCTCAACATGTCTAAATTTTTTTATTTAGAAAACTCTACGCAAATTATTATAATATCTAAATAGAGTGGTTTTTCGATCAAGCTTGTGCGATACGAGCTTGATAAGTCAAGATAAAATAGGGTGGTTATGGATCGACAGCGCTATGTTTTTGGAAACTGGAAAATGAACAAAACAGTAAGGGAAGCTGTAGATTATTTTTCGGTTTTCTCTTCTCTAATTCGAGAAGCCAGTCCCATAGTTACAGTCGGTATTTGTCCAGCATTTACATCTTTGAGTTCGTGTCGATCTTTGATTGATGAGAATGACCTTCCTATTTGGTTGGGAGCTCAGAATGTTCATCAAGCATCTTCAGGGGCGTTCACGGGTGAGATATCTGCAGGGATGTTGCAGGAGTTCAATGTTAATTTTGTATTGGCAGGGCACTCAGAGTGTCGGCATATTTTCCATGAACAAGACAGTGATATTGCTGAAAAAGTCGTAGCTATTTCTCGTTCTGGTATGGTGCCCGTACTATGTATTGGTGAAACGTTAGAAGTTAGAGAACGACAAGCAACTCAAGATTATCTTGCAAATCAGTTGGTTTTAGGATTATCTCAGCTTCCCAAAACAGAACCAGTCATTATAGCATATGAACCTGTTTGGGCGATTGGTACT encodes:
- the rsmA gene encoding 16S rRNA (adenine(1518)-N(6)/adenine(1519)-N(6))-dimethyltransferase RsmA codes for the protein MLRSSPEQLLRFLSEVHGRPKKSLSQNFLIDGNILRKIIQVSGVKEGDWVLEIGPGFGALTQQLVNEGANVIALEKDSMFADTLRELPIHLEITDACKYCLASLKDKGWSGQGRVVANLPYHITTPLLTKLFLEAPKQWKTITVMMQDEVARRLTSQPGNKDYGSLTVFLNFFANIQYAFKVSPSCFYPKPQVCSAVVHMQVKDRFPLDDSLLSSFFSLTRAAFNQRRKFLANTLKNLYDKEIVISALTNLGFSEKVRPEMLSLEDYLRLFHSLNV
- a CDS encoding exodeoxyribonuclease VII small subunit produces the protein MEEIPFEKAMQRLEEIVDLMNQPTTSLDASLALYEEADSLMRICDTRIRQVEQRVRELSERRHEDFFPSEEELSL
- the xseA gene encoding exodeoxyribonuclease VII large subunit: MTISSPPQAVAALTESIKNLLESEFCHIVVKGELSNVSLQPSGHLYFGIKDSKSFLNGAFFHFRSKYFDRRPKDGDSVIIHGKLTVYAPRGQYQIVAHAIVYSGEGDLLQKLEETKKRLAAAGYFDPEKKKVLPTSPRTIGVITSPTGAVIQDILRILSRRCRQYKVIIYPVTVQGTTAAQEISRAISMMNEEQLADVLIIARGGGSIEDLWAFNEECIVKAIDASTIPIISAVGHETDTTLCDFAADVRAPTPSAAAEIVCTSSQQQLQTLESFLKNILSHSQQFLSARIQQIQYWKRYLDRADFYRTSQQSLDYLQSSINKEILTKLQGYKQRFSYYQRLLQHDIYSRILARLHDLWKMISQAFVNRLRIAKNARTHIRKNLLVYNTQHLHQRLQSCEQQLLNSIIQRIHFYNSSLKQKYNQLINQTDALQKRHGKYKFDLRLLNKRLSLSIQNITNKHKDDIAHVYNKLLVGTNHLLDKQQLRYVQICEHLFSLNPKNILNRGYAMLFDINNKLAIISARSLHKGGCVKVRLQDGEATLSVIDVHNFES
- the tpiA gene encoding triose-phosphate isomerase; the protein is MDRQRYVFGNWKMNKTVREAVDYFSVFSSLIREASPIVTVGICPAFTSLSSCRSLIDENDLPIWLGAQNVHQASSGAFTGEISAGMLQEFNVNFVLAGHSECRHIFHEQDSDIAEKVVAISRSGMVPVLCIGETLEVRERQATQDYLANQLVLGLSQLPKTEPVIIAYEPVWAIGTGRVASTSDVQEVHAFCRDVLSNIFSHEKSKKISILYGGSVKPENAEGFAHCPDVDGLLVGGASLDPKVFVDTIVQFDFPN
- a CDS encoding 1-deoxy-D-xylulose-5-phosphate synthase, with the protein product MMSSSFPLLDQIGSPQDLKQLSLVDLPLLAGEMRDKIISVLGKTGGHLASNLGVIELTIALHYVFSSPNDKFIFDVGHQAYPHKLLTGRNTLAFEKIRHDDGLSGFTSPQETDHDLFHAGHAGNALSLALGMAQGRPNSSEDHIIPILGDAAFSCGLTLEALNNLRSDLSKFIVILNDNNMSISENVGVMSQLISRWLHHPETNRFTKNIERWVSRIPHVGTGMARRGHKLALSLRSLFCPVPLFEQFGLAYIGPVDGHNIKKLIPLLERVRDLPFPVLVHICTTKGKGLEIAQENPSKYHGVSANFSCDKEDKLLPIKKSPPTYPKIFGEVVCNLGTIHPNLHVVTPAMSLGSCLENFKQKFPERFIDVGIAEGHAVTFSAGIAKTESLALCSIYSTFLHRALDNVFHDVCLQNLPVIFAVDRAGLAYGDGMSHHGIYDLSFLRAMPNMILCQPRSAIVLEQLLISSFHWKSPAAIRYPNVAALLQDPIAQNTLVIREPGVGDILSQGEDILIVALGHMCSTALTVKLRLLSYGISATVVDPVFIKPLDKNLFSVLLMNHSKIIVIEEHSIRGGLCSEINEFLANYSFKVDVLHFGVPDTFLSHGDTDTVLRKAGLDVDHIMQKIVTHFNLRSRKPYSELFA